A genomic stretch from Leishmania donovani BPK282A1 complete genome, chromosome 36 includes:
- a CDS encoding tartrate-sensitive acid phosphatase acp-3.2, putative codes for MASKLIRVLAAALLVAAAVSVDARLVVRMVQVVHRHGARSALINDNTTEICGTLYPCGELTGEGVEMVRAIGESPHLHPFAVTQDWSSLPPLT; via the coding sequence ATGGCCTCGAAGCTCATCCGtgtgctggcggccgccCTGCTGGTTGCAGCGGCCGTGTCGGTCGACGCGCGCCTTGTCGTGCGCATGGTGCAGGTGGTACACCGGCACGGTGCGCGCAGTGCCCTCATCAACGACAACACGACGGAGATTTGCGGCACCCTGTACCCGTGCGGTGAGCTAACCGGCGAGGGCGTCGAGATGGTCCGTGCTATCGGCGAGTCACCACACCTCCATCCCTTTGCCGTCACTCAAGATTGGTCGTCACTACCGCCCCTCACGTAA
- a CDS encoding mitogen activated protein kinase homologue: MTSYGIDGEVEQRYRILRHIGSGAYGVVWCALDRRTGKCVALKKVYDAFGNVQDAQRTYREVMLLQRLRHNPFIVGILDVIRAANDIDLYLVFELIETDLTAIIRKNLLQRDHKRFLTYQLLRTVAQLHAQNIIHRDLKPANIFVSSDCSIKLGDFGLARTFRSGFDNEQEFLDLTDYIATRWYRSPEILVKSRAYSTAMDMWAIGCVIGEMLLGHPLFEGRNTLDQLRLIVEAIGVPSDADVRSLHSPELETLINSLPTPLIFSPLVGNKNLKDSEATDLMMKLIVFNPKRRLSAVEALQHPYVAPFVQPGELEKIQDLDPLVLPLVDEKVYTKEEYKANLYDEIGMRYRHHITDVY; encoded by the coding sequence ATGACCTCCTATGGCATCGACGGTGAGGTTGAGCAGCGCTACCGAATTCTCCGccacatcggcagcggcgcctacGGAGTCGTCTGGTGTGCTCTCGACCGCCGCACGGGCAAGTGCGTTGCCCTCAAAAAGGTCTACGACGCCTTTGGCAACGTTCaagatgcgcagcgcactTATCGGGAAGTGATGCTTTtgcagcgactgcggcaCAACCCCTTCATTGTCGGCATCCTCGATGTGATTCGTGCAGCCAACGACATTGACCTGTACCTCGTTTTTGAGTTGATAGAAACCGATCTCACAGCCATTATTCGTAAAAACCTTCTGCAGCGCGACCACAAGCGCTTCCTCACCTATCAGTTACTTCGCAcagtggcgcagctccacgcACAGAACATCATTCACCGGGATTTGAAGCCGGCCAACATATTTGTGAGCAGCGACTGCTCCATCAAGCTCGGGGACTTTGGTCTGGCTCGCACGTTTCGCAGCGGCTTCGACAACGAGCAGGAGTTTCTCGACCTGACTGACTACATCGCAACTCGGTGGTACCGGTCGCCGGAGATTTTGGTCAAGTCGCGCGCGTACTCCACAGCGATGGACATGTGGGCCATCGGGTGTGTGATTGGGGAGATGCTGCTGGGCCACCCACTCTTCGAGGGCCGAAACACGCTGGATCAACTCCGTCTGATCGTCGAGGCTATCGGCGTGCCGAGCGACGCAGATGTGCGCAGCCTTCACTCGCCCGAGCTCGAGACTCTCATCAACTCCCTTCCGACCCCGCTGATCTTCTCTCCACTTGTGGGGAACAAGAACCTGAAGGATAGCGAGGCGACAGACTTGATGATGAAGCTCATCGTTTTCAATCCAAAGAGGCGGCTTTccgcggtggaggcgctgcagcacccctACGTCGCCCCGTTTGTGCAGCCTGGTGAACTGGAGAAAATCCAAGACCTCGACCCACTCGTGCTGCCCCTCGTGGATGAGAAGGTCTACACCAAGGAGGAGTACAAGGCGAATCTGTACGACGAGATCGGCATGCGCTACCGCCATCACATAACAGACGTGTATTAG
- a CDS encoding histidine secretory acid phosphatase, putative, whose translation MASKLIRVLAAALLVAAAVSVDARLVVRMVQVVHRHGARSALINDNTTEICGTLYPCGELTGEGVEMVRAIGEFARSRYNDLSLVESPLFPSTQYNSSLVYTRSTHTQRTIQSATAFLRGLFQDDYFYPVVYSRNRTTDMLLSTDAVPSVMGRSWLDNPALYAALNPVIDEHLSWDAIQSAAKDAWIEGLCTDFNARTSCVLDMYDVAAAFEAAGRLDNATNLKAVYPGLMEVNAAWFKYVFSWNHTSKLDLTQGSASQNLAQTMLANINAHLLSPSYNMFEYSAHDTTVVPLAVTFGDQGNTTMRPPFAVTIFVELLQDTADASGWYVRLIRGNPVKTANGTYVFRQTGIEAHCIDAAGIRY comes from the coding sequence ATGGCCTCGAAGCTCATCCGtgtgctggcggccgccCTGCTGGTTGCAGCGGCCGTGTCGGTCGACGCGCGCCTTGTCGTGCGCATGGTGCAGGTGGTACACCGGCACGGTGCGCGCAGTGCCCTCATCAACGACAACACGACGGAGATTTGCGGCACCCTGTACCCGTGCGGTGAGCTAACCGGCGAGGGCGTCGAGATGGTCCGTGCTATCGGCGAGTTTGCCCGCAGCCGCTACAACGACCTCTCATTGGTGGAGAGCCCTCTCTTCCCGTCGACGCAGTACAACTCCTCTCTCGTGTACACCCgctccacccacacccagCGCACCATCCAGAGCGCGACCGCCTTTCTGCGCGGCCTCTTCCAGGACGACTACTTCTACCCGGTCGTGTACTCGCGCAACAGAACGACCGACATGCTGCTCAGCACCGACGCGGTGCCGTCCGTGATGGGCCGTAGCTGGCTGGACAACCCGGCGCTGTACGCCGCCCTCAACCCGGTGATAGATGAGCACCTCAGCTGGGACGCCATCCAGAGCGCCGCCAAGGACGCATGGATCGAGGGCCTGTGCACGGACTTCAACGCCCGCACCAGCTGCGTCCTCGACATGTAcgacgtggccgccgccttcgaggCTGCTGGGCGTCTTGACAACGCCACCAATCTCAAGGCGGTGTATCCGGGCCTTATGGAGGTGAACGCCGCCTGGTTCAAGTATGTCTTCAGCTGGAACCACACGAGCAAGCTCGATCTCACGCAGGGTTCCGCCTCGCAGAACCTTGCGCAGACAATGCTGGCCAACATCAacgcccacctcctctctccgtcgTACAACATGTTCGAGTACAGCGCTCACGACACAACGGTGGTTCCCTTGGCTGTCACATTCGGTGACCAGGGCAACACGACGATGCGCCCTCCCTTCGCCGTTACCATCTTCGTGGAGCTGCTCCAGGACACCGCGGATGCCAGTGGCTGGTACGTGCGCCTCATCCGCGGCAACCCCGTGAAGACAGCCAACGGCACCTACGTCTTCCGGCAGACCGGCATCGAGGCGCACTGCATCGACGCAGCCGGCATCAGGTAC
- a CDS encoding ubiquitin fusion degradation protein, putative, with translation MAALPQPYETRLVAVSASSVHQQRINYGSRVLLPSSVLDDLCRITMVYPLQFEIITPAKKRVYAAVLEFNAQAGSVVLPDWMFQHLGLCGTMVVKVQSCSLPPGSLVKLRPHQKALVMFENPRHLLELRLAQYPVLTKGTTIVISYVDREFQLDLVDIIDMKQERVNGILTVRADGAPVELKVDFERPLDMPPSPPETPTSAVASPTGANVIGASSPTGVQFQPFNFRPPSLTDATKVAAGTPPLKHLPGQSSSPSSGPKGSNSAAEPEQPTFAGAGRTLRGILSSENQTNEASASAPAAPPAARPSAEELRAIRLKALGGGGRS, from the coding sequence ATGGCGGCACTTCCGCAGCCCTACGAGACGCGCCTGGTGGCGGTGTCTGCCTCTAGTgtccaccagcagcgcatcaACTACGGCAGTCGTGTGCTTTTGCCGTCAAGCGTGCTGGATGACCTTTGTCGCATCACCATGGTGTATCCCCTCCAGTTTGAGATCATTACTCCTGCTAAGAAGCGTGTCTACGCGGCTGTTCTCGAGTTCAACGCGCAGGCGGGGTCTGTGGTGCTACCGGACTGGATGTTCCAGCACTTGGGCCTCTGCGGCACGATGGTGGTGAAGGTGCAGAGCTGCAGTCTTCCGCCAGGCTCCCTCGTGAAGCTCCGACCGCATCAGAAGGCTCTTGTAATGTTCGAGAATCCGCGGCACCTGCTGGAACTACGCCTCGCCCAGTATCCCGTGCTCACCAAGGGCACCACAATCGTGATCAGCTACGTGGATCGTGAATTTCAGCTCGACTTGGTGGACATTATTGACATGAAGCAGGAGCGCGTCAATGGAATCCTAACGGTGCGCGCAGACGGTGCACCAGTTGAACTGAAAGTAGACTTTGAACGGCCACTTGACatgccaccgtcgcctccaGAGACACCAACTTCTGCGGTAGCATCGCCGACTGGAGCCAATGTTATCGGCGCAAGCAGCCCTACTGGTGTGCAGTTTCAACCCTTTAACTTTCGCCCTCCCAGTCTCACGGACGCCACCAAAGTGGCTGCAGGGACGCCACCGCTGAAGCACCTGCCAGGACAGTCTTCCTCCCCGTCCTCCGGACCAAAAGGCAGCAACTCTGCCGCCGAGCCAGAGCAGCCTACCTTCGCCGGTGCGGGCCGAACCCTACGTGGGATCCTCTCGTCTGAGAATCAGACGAACGAAGCTTCAGCAAGCgcccctgccgcgccgccggcggcacgccCCTCTGCGGAAGAGCTCCGTGCCATTCGACTGAAGGCCCTCGGTGGCGGTGGGCGTTCATGA
- a CDS encoding similarity to endo-1-like protein, translated as MSTDPPNRCCPTEKGAAQCVYSPAGNDLYVVGPHNSKAGVVLVCDIFGLLPNSKRFADVLAEHGFLVVMPDFFGPLAWPESEWPADFQSTRWLQYAEKITQFDTFVPRMEAAIALLRQMGCAKVGAIGMCWGAALPFMMAAQGKIDAAATAHPSFFTADRVRAAKTPVLVLPSKDEPPMDDVEAAVNSHPMEPHVHKRFDTLHHGFFGARYNPDAYTAEEMKDVETARQLVLDFFKKSLH; from the coding sequence ATGTCCACAGATCCCCCgaaccgctgctgccccacTGAAAAGGGCGCCGCCCAGTGTGTGTACAGCCCCGCTGGCAACGACCTCTACGTGGTGGGCCCACACAACAGCAAGGCTGGCgtggtgctcgtgtgcgACATCTTCGGTTTGCTGCCCAACTCGAAACGCTTTGCTGACGTGCTAGCTGAGCACGGCTTCCTTGTTGTCATGCCGGACTTCTTTGGACCGCTGGCATGGCCTGAGTCAGAGTGGCCGGCCGACTTCCAATCAACGCGCTGGCTCCAGTATGCGGAGAAAATCACGCAGTTCGACACCTTTGTGCCTCGCATGGAGGCGGCgatcgcgctgctgcgccagatGGGGTGTGCGAAGGTTGGCGCCATTGGCATGTGCTGGGGTGCTGCCCTGCCGTTCATGATGGCGGCACAGGGCAAgatcgacgccgccgccacggcgcaccCGTCCTTCTTCACTGCCGACAGAGTGAGGGCCGCGAAGACGcctgtgctggtgctgccgtcgaAGGACGAGCCTCCCATGGACGATGTCGAAGCCGCTGTCAACTCGCACCCGATGGAGCCGCACGTGCACAAGCGCTTTGACACCCTGCACCACGGGTTCTTTGGTGCCCGCTACAACCCGGACGCGTACACGGCTGAGGAAATGAAGGATGTGGAGACGGCACGTCAGCTTGTGCTGGACTTCTTCAAGAAGTCACTCCATTAG